A stretch of the Chloroflexia bacterium SDU3-3 genome encodes the following:
- the chrA gene encoding chromate efflux transporter, translating to MAQVAARGELVEVALLALRLGFTAFGGPAAHIAMLREEVVARRGWMSDERFLDMLGATYLIPGPNSTEMFIHIGRERAGWRGMIASGVCFILPAALIVLGLAWAYVAFGALPAAGWLLYGVKPVIIVIVAQALWGLLKTAVKGRLLAAVGAGVLALALLGANELALLFGGGALVMLLRNLGRPLGRVRAALPVWGLAPLALAQAAPVTLDQLFWSFLRIGGLLYGSGYVLLAFMRNEFVVRLGWLSNQQLLDAVAVGQFTPGPVFTTATFVGYLLAGLPGAAVATVAIFLPSFVFVAAINPLLPILRGSPWMSAFLDGVNVAAVGLMAAVLLQLGQAALVDGWTVALALVAGVILFRYRLNSAWVVLGGGLLGIVIHYLPF from the coding sequence ATCGCGCAGGTGGCTGCGCGTGGCGAGCTGGTCGAGGTGGCGCTGCTGGCGCTGCGGCTCGGCTTCACGGCCTTCGGCGGCCCGGCGGCGCACATCGCCATGCTGCGCGAGGAGGTGGTGGCGCGACGCGGCTGGATGAGCGACGAGCGCTTTCTCGACATGCTCGGGGCGACGTACCTCATCCCTGGGCCGAACTCCACCGAGATGTTCATCCACATCGGGCGCGAGCGGGCGGGCTGGCGTGGCATGATCGCCTCGGGCGTGTGCTTCATCCTGCCCGCCGCGCTGATCGTGCTGGGGCTGGCCTGGGCCTATGTGGCGTTTGGCGCGCTGCCGGCGGCGGGCTGGCTGCTCTACGGCGTGAAGCCGGTGATCATCGTGATTGTGGCCCAGGCGCTGTGGGGCCTGCTGAAGACGGCGGTGAAGGGCAGGCTGCTGGCCGCCGTGGGCGCGGGCGTGCTGGCCCTGGCGCTGCTGGGCGCGAACGAGCTGGCGCTGCTGTTTGGCGGCGGCGCGCTGGTGATGCTGCTGCGCAACCTGGGCCGCCCGCTGGGGCGGGTGCGCGCGGCGCTGCCAGTGTGGGGCCTCGCGCCGCTGGCCCTGGCCCAGGCCGCGCCTGTCACGCTCGATCAGCTGTTCTGGAGCTTCCTGCGCATTGGCGGGCTGCTGTACGGCAGCGGCTATGTGCTGCTGGCGTTTATGCGCAACGAGTTTGTGGTGCGGCTGGGCTGGCTGAGCAACCAGCAGCTGCTCGACGCCGTGGCCGTCGGCCAGTTTACGCCCGGGCCGGTGTTCACCACCGCCACCTTTGTGGGCTATCTGCTGGCGGGCCTGCCGGGCGCTGCGGTGGCCACGGTCGCGATCTTCCTGCCCTCATTTGTGTTTGTGGCGGCGATCAACCCGCTGCTGCCCATCCTGCGCGGCTCGCCGTGGATGAGCGCCTTTCTGGATGGCGTGAACGTCGCGGCGGTGGGCCTGATGGCGGCGGTGCTGCTGCAGCTGGGCCAGGCCGCGCTGGTGGATGGGTGGACCGTGGCGCTGGCGCTGGTCGCGGGCGTCATCCTGTTTCGCTACAGGCTCAACTCGGCCTGGGTGGTGCTGGGCGGCGGGCTGCTGGGCATTGTGATCCACTACCTTCCTTTTTGA
- a CDS encoding SHOCT domain-containing protein, whose amino-acid sequence MTADADERLIAALAERYGFSQGAVRALQQAMVRGGGRMAQFQHPELGGMGQWQAGGLLMIGQIGNAELQARVGLLAEALRQAAQAQAGERTPPSRPPAALAGLVGFSAPWWPADMGQPAASGGQGDVRYAFFPALRRLAVLAVGTLTLYDTLDHQVYGVSQQQGHSASLQFTSQRGVFTVDALPIVERRAQP is encoded by the coding sequence ATGACGGCAGATGCAGACGAGCGGCTGATCGCGGCCTTGGCCGAGCGCTACGGCTTCAGCCAGGGCGCGGTGCGCGCGCTGCAGCAGGCCATGGTGCGCGGCGGCGGCAGGATGGCGCAGTTTCAGCACCCCGAGCTAGGCGGCATGGGCCAGTGGCAGGCGGGCGGCCTGCTGATGATCGGCCAGATCGGCAACGCCGAGCTTCAGGCGCGGGTAGGGCTGCTGGCCGAGGCGCTGCGCCAGGCCGCGCAGGCCCAGGCGGGCGAGCGCACGCCGCCCAGCCGCCCCCCGGCGGCGCTGGCCGGCCTAGTGGGGTTCTCCGCGCCGTGGTGGCCCGCCGACATGGGCCAGCCCGCCGCCAGCGGCGGCCAGGGGGATGTGCGCTACGCCTTCTTCCCCGCGCTGCGGCGGCTCGCGGTGCTGGCTGTCGGCACCCTGACGCTGTACGACACGCTCGACCATCAGGTCTATGGCGTCTCGCAGCAGCAGGGCCACAGCGCATCGCTGCAGTTCACCAGCCAGCGGGGGGTATTCACCGTCGATGCGCTGCCCATCGTGGAGCGGCGAGCGCAGCCATAG